aaatgaaatttctaagggataatttcaaaaatctcccTAAAGTTTCTGACAGTTTTACTTAGCAccctcaaattttaaaaattctcACTTGACTCCCTTACTTTAAACTTTTGGTAACATTTGAAActcatttcaaaatataatattaaaactcATTTTGGAGAGAGAatacaatttcatttcaaatttgccCTTTTCTTGTGATTTCTTAATTATTATAACACACTGAAATTATCTCTTAATTTTTAATAATTGATTGATATAGTTgtttaatgaaaatttaaaatttgataaCAAGATAAAAAATACTCTTTAATAGTTTTTCGATCGTTGGTTCAAATAAGAAATGTTAAATTACTTAGAATTATGAATGATTTACAATACTTTTAAAAATAACTTGTAATAATTTATAACAATAGGAATACCTTTTGTACCAGCAAAAAGCAATACAAACAagtttatatataatttttaacaGATTGTGTTTTTTACTTTTCAAGCcatcaatttgaaaaaattgaaaaacatgcaaaagatTTATGAAACTTCTTAAATTAACTCAAACACTTTATAGTagataaaatattatatataacttGCAAAAACACCAAATAAACTTtcaaatattaacttttgattattttgtatAATTAGAATAAACTTTCATGGCTATTGTTTTTGCTTTTCATTTGTTGTTAATATACCCACTGTTTTGGTAATGAAAAGTAAGACAACGTATTGGTaaatttgaaatgagattatatTTACTCTCTCAAAATgaactttttaatattatatttttaaatgGGTTGTAAATGATACAAGAAACCTAAAGTAAAAGAGGCAAGTAAGTTTTTTTAAAGTTTGAAGGCGCCAAGTGAAATTGCCAAAAACCTTAGGGAAGATTTCTAAAATTATGCAAATTCCTAAAGAAAGACCACCCCTTAACCTTATTACAAAttgcctatatatatatataaacatgtccttttccatttttatttttctttttgctttggTAGAACATGCATCTCTTTCTTTTAAATATACAAACTAGAGGTCCATTCTAAACCGGAATACTAATAGCGAATTGTCTACAAACCCATTCTAAAGGAGCGGCATTAAAAGGGGCTGTCCTCAAAATGGCCCAAAAATTTGTGTAGACTATAGGTGGAGCCTACCCGAACTGTGGCTAAGCGTGTTAAAGCCCATATAGCGCTGCATtgatccctttttttttttttttttttttgtgaaaaagcCATCCACATATTTCATCCAGTGCTCTAACTAGCTGACTTTTATCTACTTTAACAATCGTAACAATTATAACCTTAGCAAACAGGAGATATGGCTAGAATAGTATCCAACCCTTGCCTAGCTCTTGTGTTGATTGTCTTTGTCTACAAATAATGAGATGAATTTCTCATTAGAAATAGCCGAGATGCAATTCTTTGCAAAGTTGAGGAGTAATGGTTGTTTAAGGATGCGTTTCATAAAATTGATGTTTGAAAAGTgaaatttaaattcattaaattactCGATTGTTACGCACTAAATCTGACATATATGAATTTATATCACattaaatgataagtgaatagtttatcacttattttttgaaataaattttgtctagaaaattcagtgttatttaattaattcagatgttttattttttgttatcaacaCGTATGAACATGTTAAAATATgaattcattaattttaaaCGCTGAATTTGACTATTATCAAACGAGGTCTAAGTTATTTAAACTGCCCAACTCAGATAACACGCATGATTATTCAaccgaaaaaaaatgaaagaaagaaaaggtaaTGCAGCATGGACTTTTTGGTTTGAAGGGggaaaaaacaaataaaacaatagaactttgtttttttttttttgttttaagtgtGAAAATTTGAATCCAAATCTCCTATTTATGATCTCTCCTACCTTATCACCTACACAAATAATACAACTTATATTTTGTGATTGGCAGAATATACAATTATCTTGGATTCATCTTTGTGATGTCCAAAACACAAATTGACCTGACCAACTTCCCTTCTTGACCCCCAAAGGAAAAGTACATGAAAGtttcaagaacaaaaaaaatcctTCAGCCAAACTTGACGTGGATTTATCACATCGTGAACATCACCTGACATGTTTTACCTGCAAACATGTGCGTCCGATTCCGCCAATTGCTCAAAAAAATTCTCTTGTTAATCACGGGTTCAGTGACATGCTGCATCCAAGAGAATGCACCTGACTGGTGCGGCCTCAGCAACTACCTTTAAAGGAAAGCAAAGAACATTGTAGTTCCCCGGAGCAATACCATCAAGCTTCAAATTTTCAACAGGGATAATCTTATGGCTGGTCAACAACGTTATATGAACCGGAACAATTTCATCAATAACTGCAACAGACATGTAATCAATCCCAACAAATGTAATATTAGTATTTTTCACCAACCATTCTGCCCCTGTTGCTGTAAATCCAGTATAATTAGGTACAAAGAAGCCTGTATCCATAAGGCGATTATCAGTGTTTGCTGTCTTAAAAATCACTCTATTTGTCCCTGGAGGAATTTGCAGAGACTGCATAACTTCACTAGTTATGTTCCTGTCTTTAGGCGTCTCGACAACCAAGACCGAACCCATGAGGGTTTTGAGGTCGAGGGCATCAACTGTGAATCCAGGCTGTCCTAACAAACCCGGGAAAATGTGTGAAGGGGCATCAACATGGGTGCCAAGATGAGTGCCCACGGTGATGGTACCAGTGATGGTAGCTTGCCCTTGAAATTCTTTTATCACATCTTTAGCACCTAACAAGCTTCCAAAAGTAGGCATATTATTCTTTACGGTATGAGTGATGTCATATATTTTACAGCCATCGGATTGTCCATCAGAGGTGTTGGCAAAGGAGGCAATGCAGGCCAGGGATAAAAGAACCAAGCAGGAGATTGATTTCTTCATGATTGTGTACGAAACCTTGGTGAAGGAGTTGGGAGTTTATTCTCCCAAGAATTTGGCAATGTAGACTACAATTTGGAGAGAAACTTGGAGGCAAGCAAGAAGAGATTGGAGGATGCTAGGGAAGGAACATTTTGGGGCATTTTTATATCAATAATGGACTCAAAAAATGGCCTAGACTTTTGGTTTGTTTGTTTGTAGAGGAAATGCTGCTTTCAAGCACAACCAATCGTGCCATCTAGCCTGTTTGTTAGGAGCAAATTGAATATGCCACGCCAGcggatttatttatttagcaCTTCATTCTTCATTCTTTATATAAGATATCGATTGAATtcaattctttttttcccccttgaAATGGTAAAATTATATGTTGGAAACAATttagataaagaaaattcatTTCTAGTGGTTGTGGATGTTAATCTATTTTAACCACTAGTATATATAGTACTAAAAGGGTATTACTACCTTGTTTATACAGGTCTATTTCAATCTGCCTAAATGGGAAAAATACGTTGTTGGATGCCACAAAATATGTGAAGATTGACAAGTCATATACATGGTCTTATACTGATCTATTACTCCGAATTCTATTTTTACCCTTCTGGTAGCAATGTTCCATCTCTCTGAAGTAGATTCATAA
Above is a genomic segment from Coffea eugenioides isolate CCC68of chromosome 5, Ceug_1.0, whole genome shotgun sequence containing:
- the LOC113771776 gene encoding cyclase-like protein 2, with the translated sequence MKKSISCLVLLSLACIASFANTSDGQSDGCKIYDITHTVKNNMPTFGSLLGAKDVIKEFQGQATITGTITVGTHLGTHVDAPSHIFPGLLGQPGFTVDALDLKTLMGSVLVVETPKDRNITSEVMQSLQIPPGTNRVIFKTANTDNRLMDTGFFVPNYTGFTATGAEWLVKNTNITFVGIDYMSVAVIDEIVPVHITLLTSHKIIPVENLKLDGIAPGNYNVLCFPLKVVAEAAPVRCILLDAACH